A single Halarcobacter anaerophilus DNA region contains:
- the sufB gene encoding Fe-S cluster assembly protein SufB → MSDNKQIKEILSRDYKLGFETLVESDTFPKGLNEDVIKAISKKKDEPQWLLEFRLKAYRRWLKMEEPTWANLKYPKIDYQDISYFSAPKKGVDSLDEVDPEILKTYEKLGIPLEEQKVLAGVAVDAVFDSVSVKTTFQEELEKLGIIFCSISEAAHKHPELLKKYLASVVGPADNYFAALNAAVFTDGSFVYIPPNTRCPMELSTYFRINALNTGQFERTLIICDDNSYVSYNEGCSAPSRDERQLHAAVVELIALENSQIKYSTIQNWYPGDEDGKGGILNFVTKRGICKGDNSKISWTQVETGSSITWKYPSCILKGKNSVGEFYSVAISSHAQQADTGTKMIHLGENTKSTIISKGISAMKGVNAYRGLVRVGKKAKNARNVSECDSLLIGNRCKAHTFPYHEIKNSSAQIEHEATTSKISDEQLFYLNQRGISEEDAIAMIVNGFCKEVLKELPMEFAAEAKELLNISLEGSVG, encoded by the coding sequence ATGAGTGATAACAAACAGATAAAAGAGATTTTAAGTAGAGATTACAAGCTTGGATTTGAAACTCTTGTAGAGAGTGATACTTTTCCAAAGGGGTTAAATGAAGATGTTATAAAAGCAATATCAAAAAAGAAAGATGAACCCCAATGGCTTTTGGAATTTAGACTTAAAGCTTATAGAAGATGGCTGAAAATGGAAGAACCTACATGGGCAAATTTAAAATATCCTAAAATAGATTATCAAGATATTTCATATTTTTCTGCTCCTAAAAAAGGTGTTGATTCTTTGGATGAAGTTGATCCTGAGATATTAAAAACCTATGAAAAATTAGGAATTCCGCTTGAAGAGCAAAAAGTTTTGGCAGGAGTTGCCGTTGATGCTGTTTTTGATTCGGTTTCCGTTAAAACTACTTTTCAAGAAGAGCTTGAAAAATTAGGAATAATTTTTTGTTCCATATCAGAAGCTGCACACAAACATCCTGAACTTTTAAAAAAATATTTAGCTTCTGTAGTAGGACCTGCCGATAACTATTTTGCAGCTTTAAATGCAGCTGTTTTTACGGACGGAAGTTTTGTTTATATTCCGCCTAATACAAGATGTCCGATGGAACTTTCAACATATTTTAGAATAAATGCCTTAAATACGGGTCAATTTGAAAGAACACTTATTATCTGCGATGATAATAGTTATGTTTCGTATAATGAAGGTTGTTCTGCACCAAGCAGAGATGAAAGACAACTTCATGCGGCAGTTGTTGAGTTAATTGCATTAGAGAATTCACAAATTAAATACTCTACTATTCAAAACTGGTATCCAGGAGATGAAGATGGAAAAGGCGGAATCCTAAATTTCGTAACGAAAAGAGGAATATGCAAAGGAGATAATTCAAAAATCTCTTGGACACAAGTTGAAACGGGTTCTTCAATTACTTGGAAATATCCATCATGTATTTTAAAAGGTAAAAACTCTGTTGGAGAGTTTTATTCTGTTGCTATTTCAAGTCATGCCCAACAAGCAGATACGGGAACAAAAATGATACATCTAGGAGAGAATACAAAATCGACTATTATCTCAAAAGGTATTTCTGCTATGAAAGGGGTAAATGCCTACAGAGGTTTGGTAAGAGTAGGTAAAAAAGCGAAAAATGCAAGAAATGTTTCAGAGTGTGATTCCCTTTTAATAGGAAACAGATGTAAAGCCCACACTTTCCCTTATCATGAAATAAAAAACAGCTCGGCACAAATAGAGCATGAAGCAACAACTTCAAAGATTTCCGATGAACAACTATTTTATTTAAATCAAAGAGGGATCTCAGAAGAGGATGCAATTGCAATGATAGTAAACGGTTTTTGTAAAGAGGTGCTAAAAGAACTTCCGATGGAATTTGCGGCAGAAGCAAAAGAGTTGCTTAATATTTCACTTGAGGGAAGTGTCGGATAA
- the sufC gene encoding Fe-S cluster assembly ATPase SufC — MLEIKDLKVNIDNKEILKGLNLNIKKGEVHVLMGQNGAGKSTLVKTISDHYDCEVTEGEITYKDKNLLDLSVSDRANEGIFMSFQNPVEVPGVNNSYFLKTALNEKRKYLGEKELDAMDFLKLTKEELGKFDIDKKLLQRDLNDGFSGGEKKRNELIQLLLLKPDLIMLDEIDSGLDVDAIKTVAKVINALLDGNRSILMITHYDKLLSQIKPDFVHVMKNGKIVKTGDYSLALEIDSKGYEIIGKEDETNELKK; from the coding sequence ATGTTAGAGATAAAAGATTTAAAAGTAAATATTGATAATAAAGAGATTTTAAAAGGTTTGAATTTAAATATAAAAAAGGGTGAAGTTCATGTGCTAATGGGACAAAACGGTGCAGGGAAATCAACTTTGGTAAAAACCATAAGTGATCACTATGATTGTGAAGTTACAGAAGGAGAGATAACTTATAAAGATAAAAATCTTTTAGATTTAAGTGTAAGCGACAGGGCAAATGAAGGTATTTTTATGAGTTTTCAGAATCCTGTTGAAGTTCCCGGAGTAAATAACAGCTATTTTCTAAAAACAGCTTTAAACGAAAAAAGAAAATATCTCGGTGAAAAAGAGCTTGATGCTATGGACTTTTTAAAACTTACTAAAGAGGAACTAGGGAAATTTGATATAGATAAAAAACTTCTACAAAGAGATTTAAACGACGGTTTCAGCGGCGGGGAGAAAAAAAGAAATGAACTTATCCAACTGCTTTTACTAAAACCTGATTTGATTATGCTTGATGAAATAGATTCAGGATTGGATGTAGATGCTATTAAAACGGTTGCAAAAGTTATAAATGCTTTATTAGACGGAAATCGTTCAATTTTAATGATTACCCACTATGATAAACTGCTTTCACAAATAAAACCCGATTTTGTACATGTTATGAAAAACGGAAAAATAGTAAAAACAGGAGATTACAGTTTAGCTTTAGAAATAGACAGCAAAGGGTATGAAATAATAGGAAAAGAAGATGAGACTAATGAACTTAAAAAATGA
- a CDS encoding SufB/SufD family protein, whose product MRLMNLKNDELLIDENTKEPLKLIYYPKEENKSSLKIKIKEGVKASIIEVFAGNDLNEEFNREFIIEDNAKLEYLKYQNIGENSNININYTLDLKNSAVLNMINLELGEGSNKNNFFTNLDEKESKLNIYGLVKLYKNSKSESIFRTTHNGQKCFSNIKYKHILDDSSKATFDALSKVNESALFSKVLQNSNTVLLSDDAVIFARPHLEICIDELEASHGATTGSLNKEQLLYLQARGIEEKKAKQMLLKAFENEIYAKIEDSKIAEFLKNLEGDNNV is encoded by the coding sequence ATGAGACTAATGAACTTAAAAAATGATGAACTCTTAATTGACGAAAACACCAAAGAGCCTTTAAAACTGATTTATTACCCAAAAGAAGAGAATAAAAGCTCTTTAAAAATAAAAATTAAAGAAGGGGTAAAAGCTTCTATAATAGAGGTTTTTGCAGGAAATGATTTAAATGAGGAGTTTAATAGAGAGTTTATTATCGAAGATAATGCAAAACTTGAATATTTGAAATATCAAAATATAGGAGAAAACTCTAATATAAACATTAACTATACTTTAGATCTTAAAAACAGTGCAGTTTTAAATATGATAAATCTTGAACTAGGAGAAGGTTCAAATAAAAACAACTTTTTTACAAATTTAGATGAAAAAGAGTCAAAATTAAATATCTACGGTTTGGTTAAACTATATAAAAACAGTAAATCAGAATCTATCTTTAGAACTACTCATAACGGGCAAAAATGTTTTAGTAATATTAAATATAAACATATTTTGGATGATAGTTCAAAAGCTACTTTTGATGCTTTAAGCAAAGTAAACGAAAGTGCCCTCTTCTCAAAAGTTTTACAAAATTCAAATACAGTATTGTTAAGTGATGATGCGGTAATTTTTGCAAGACCGCATTTGGAAATATGTATTGATGAGTTAGAAGCAAGCCATGGAGCAACAACCGGAAGTTTGAATAAAGAACAGCTTTTATATCTTCAAGCAAGAGGAATAGAAGAGAAAAAAGCCAAACAAATGCTTTTAAAAGCTTTTGAAAACGAAATCTACGCTAAAATCGAAGACTCGAAAATTGCAGAATTTCTTAAAAATTTAGAAGGGGACAATAATGTTTAA